A window from Rhea pennata isolate bPtePen1 chromosome 1, bPtePen1.pri, whole genome shotgun sequence encodes these proteins:
- the DNAJB9 gene encoding dnaJ homolog subfamily B member 9, protein MTTTQSVFTFALCILMITELILATESYYDILGVPKNASDRQIKKAFHKLAMKYHPDKNKSPGAEAKFREIAEAYETLSDENKRREYDQFGRHGGQGSNGSPFHQSFNFNFDDLFKDFDLFSQNSRSKKHFESHFRGHREAHSRQRRSFQEFSFGGGLFDDVFENMEKMFSFSDFENAHRHAVRTDNRFHGSSKHCRTVTQRRGNMVTTYTDCSGQ, encoded by the exons ATGACAACTACACAATCTGTCTTCACGTTTGCTCTCTGCATTTTAATGATAACTGAATTAATACTGGCTACAGAGAGCTATTATGATATCTTAGGAGTTCCAAAAAATGCATCTGACCGCCAGATCAAGAAGGCATTTCACAAACTGGCTATGAAATACCACCCAGACAAAAATAAGAGTCCTGGTGCAGAAGCAAAATTTAGAGAAATTGCTGAAG CATATGAAACACTATCGGATGAGAATAAACGAAGAGAGTATGATCAGTTTGGCCGTCATGGAGGACAGGGAAGTAATGGAAGCCCTTTCCATCAGTCATTTAATTTCAACTTTGATGATTTGTTCAAAGACTTTGACCTCTTTAGTCAAAACTCACGGTcaaaaaagcactttgagaGTCACTTCCGAGGTCATCGGGAAGCTCACAGTCGGCAAAGACGTTCTTTCCAGGAATTCTCCTTTGGAGGTGGACTGTTTGATGACGTGtttgaaaatatggaaaaaatgttttctttcagtgactTTGAAAACGCACACCGACATGCAGTGCGAACTGATAACAGGTTTCATGGATCTAGCAAGCACTGCAGGACTGTCACCCAGAGGCGAGGAAACATGGTTACTACTTACACGGACTGTTCAGGACAATAA